In a genomic window of Thiolapillus brandeum:
- a CDS encoding NADH-quinone oxidoreductase subunit M, whose protein sequence is MSADWPILSAIIWLPVLGGLLVLFSGDKAPNVSRWLALGVAVLTFLLSIPLWTGFDASTAAMQYQENLPWIESFKVNYHLGVDGISMPLILLTTFITILVLIAGWQVIQYKPSQYMAAFLIMEGVMVGVFSALDAMLFYVFWEAMLIPMFLIIGIWGGPNRVYATIKFFLYTFLGSVFMLVALVYMYFQSGSMEILGFHTLKLGLTEQILIFLAFLAAFAVKVPMWPVHTWLPDAHVEAPTGGSVILAAIMLKIGGYGFLRFSLPITPDASHHLDWLIIAMSLIAVVYIGFVALAQKDMKKLIAYSSIAHMGFVTLGFFIVFMIAANPEVNSGGVLGVQGGMVQMVSHGFISAAMFLCVGVLYDRMHSREIADYGGVVNTMPWFAAFMVFFAMANAGLPGTSGFVGEFMVILASFRADFWFAFLAATTLIIGAAYTLWMVKRVIFGDVANDRVAALQDVNKREVLVLGSLTLAVLALGLWPEPLVKVMDASITHLVNHIAVSKL, encoded by the coding sequence ATGAGTGCAGATTGGCCAATTTTGAGTGCGATTATCTGGTTACCCGTCCTGGGTGGCCTGCTGGTCCTGTTCAGCGGTGACAAGGCACCCAACGTCAGCCGTTGGCTGGCCCTGGGGGTAGCGGTGCTGACTTTCCTGCTCAGTATTCCTTTGTGGACAGGTTTCGATGCTTCCACTGCTGCCATGCAGTATCAGGAAAACCTCCCCTGGATCGAATCCTTCAAGGTGAACTATCATCTGGGCGTGGATGGTATTTCCATGCCCCTGATCCTGTTGACTACTTTCATTACCATTCTGGTGCTTATCGCGGGTTGGCAGGTCATCCAGTACAAGCCTTCCCAATATATGGCCGCCTTCCTCATCATGGAAGGTGTCATGGTTGGGGTTTTCTCGGCGCTGGATGCCATGCTGTTCTATGTGTTCTGGGAAGCCATGCTCATCCCCATGTTCCTGATCATCGGTATTTGGGGCGGGCCGAACCGGGTGTATGCCACCATCAAGTTCTTCCTCTATACCTTTCTCGGTTCCGTGTTCATGCTGGTGGCCCTGGTGTACATGTACTTCCAGTCCGGAAGCATGGAGATTCTCGGGTTCCACACGCTGAAACTGGGTCTCACGGAACAGATTCTCATTTTCCTGGCTTTCCTGGCGGCCTTTGCCGTCAAGGTGCCCATGTGGCCGGTACATACCTGGCTGCCGGATGCCCACGTGGAAGCGCCCACCGGTGGTTCCGTGATACTGGCAGCCATCATGCTCAAGATTGGCGGCTACGGTTTCCTGCGCTTCAGTCTGCCCATCACGCCGGATGCCAGCCATCACCTGGACTGGTTGATCATTGCCATGTCTCTCATCGCTGTGGTGTACATCGGGTTCGTTGCTCTGGCTCAGAAGGACATGAAGAAGCTCATTGCCTATTCCTCTATTGCCCACATGGGTTTCGTCACTCTGGGCTTTTTCATCGTATTCATGATCGCCGCCAATCCTGAAGTCAATAGTGGTGGTGTCCTGGGCGTGCAGGGTGGCATGGTGCAGATGGTGTCCCATGGCTTCATCTCTGCCGCCATGTTCCTGTGTGTCGGAGTGCTCTATGACCGTATGCACAGCCGCGAGATTGCCGACTATGGCGGTGTGGTGAATACCATGCCCTGGTTTGCTGCCTTTATGGTGTTTTTCGCCATGGCCAATGCCGGTTTGCCTGGCACCTCAGGTTTCGTGGGAGAATTCATGGTGATTCTGGCAAGCTTCCGGGCGGATTTCTGGTTTGCTTTCCTGGCGGCCACTACTCTTATTATCGGGGCGGCCTATACGTTGTGGATGGTGAAACGGGTCATTTTCGGCGATGTGGCCAACGACCGCGTGGCAGCCCTGCAGGACGTGAACAAACGGGAAGTTCTGGTACTGGGATCTCTGACTCTGGCGGTACTCGCCCTGGGTCTGTGGCCCGAGCCCCTGGTGAAGGTCATGGACGCCTCCATCACCCATCTGGTCAATCACATTGCCGTATCCAAACTCTAA
- the nuoK gene encoding NADH-quinone oxidoreductase subunit NuoK, which yields MISLSEYLILGALLFVISVAGIFINRKNLIVLLMCIELMLLAVNINFVAFSHFLGDVTGQVFVFFILTVAAAEAAIGLAILIVLFRNRRTIDVEDLDTLKG from the coding sequence ATGATTTCCCTGTCTGAATATCTTATTCTCGGCGCCCTGCTGTTCGTCATCAGCGTGGCGGGTATTTTCATCAATCGTAAAAATCTCATTGTGCTGCTCATGTGCATCGAGCTGATGCTGCTGGCGGTGAATATCAACTTCGTGGCTTTCTCCCATTTCCTTGGAGACGTAACGGGGCAGGTATTCGTGTTCTTCATTCTCACGGTAGCGGCAGCGGAGGCGGCCATTGGTCTGGCCATCCTCATTGTGCTGTTCCGCAACCGCAGAACCATCGATGTCGAAGATCTCGACACCCTGAAGGGGTAG
- the nuoI gene encoding NADH-quinone oxidoreductase subunit NuoI, translating into MKTMIHYIRSLFLLELFKGMSVTGRYLFRKKFTLNYPEEKAPVSPRFRGLHAQRRYPNGEERCIACKLCEAVCPANAITIEAAPREDGSRRTTRYDIDLFKCIFCGFCEESCPVDAIVETRLYEYHFEDTDKVAGNYIMTKEKLLAMGDKYEAQLAEDRAAQAKYR; encoded by the coding sequence ATGAAGACCATGATTCACTATATCCGCTCCCTGTTCCTCCTGGAACTGTTCAAGGGCATGAGCGTGACCGGGCGTTATCTGTTCCGCAAGAAGTTCACTCTGAACTATCCCGAGGAGAAGGCGCCGGTATCCCCGCGTTTCCGCGGCCTGCATGCCCAGCGGCGCTATCCCAACGGGGAGGAGCGCTGTATTGCCTGCAAACTGTGCGAGGCAGTCTGCCCGGCCAATGCCATCACCATCGAGGCGGCCCCCCGGGAAGATGGCTCACGCCGCACCACGCGTTATGATATCGACTTGTTCAAGTGCATCTTCTGCGGGTTTTGTGAGGAATCCTGTCCTGTGGATGCCATCGTGGAGACACGTTTGTACGAATATCATTTCGAAGATACGGACAAGGTGGCGGGGAACTACATCATGACCAAGGAGAAACTTCTGGCCATGGGCGACAAATACGAGGCGCAGCTGGCTGAAGACCGCGCGGCCCAGGCGAAATACCGGTGA
- the nuoL gene encoding NADH-quinone oxidoreductase subunit L codes for MKTLYLALVLAPLAGSIIAGLFRNQIGKAGAHWAAILGVGVSFVLSAYVFWLHAFQGAPVFNENIYTWMVVDGLQLHVGFLVDNLTAMMITVVTFVSLMVHIYTIGYMAHEEGYQRFFSYIALFTFSMLMLVMANNFLQLFFGWEAVGLVSYLLIGFYFKRETAIFANMKAFLVNRVGDFGFILGIAAVAMYFGSLDYTQVFDAAPGKAGETINILGSSQWSLMTVICILLFIGAMGKSAQMPLHVWLPDSMEGPTPISALIHAATMVTAGIFMVARMSPLYELSETALSFVLVIGATTAFFMGVIGIVQNDIKRVIAYSTLSQLGYMIAALGASAYAAGLFHLMTHAFFKALLFLAAGSVIIGMHHDQDIRNMGGVRKYMKITWFTFLLGTLALIGFPGFSGFFSKDAIIEAVGESQILGSGYAHWLLVAGVFVTALYSFRLYFIVFHGKGPRDEHAKEHIKESPAVVTVPLILLAIPSVIIGWMTIEPMLFGDYFKGVLHVASAHDTLGEMGEHYHNQIGFVSHGVMALPFWLAMGGLAVAFYVYMIKPEIARNLAIRFDWLYGLLVRKYGFDELYQAVFAKGSLLLGKGLWVVGDRTLIDGIAVNGSARSVGVLAQTLRWLQSGYLYHYAVAMILGLLGLVYWFVIR; via the coding sequence ATGAAAACCCTTTATCTCGCCCTGGTGCTGGCGCCTTTGGCCGGCTCCATCATCGCCGGCCTGTTCCGCAACCAGATCGGCAAGGCCGGTGCTCACTGGGCGGCCATTCTGGGAGTGGGTGTCTCTTTCGTCCTGTCGGCCTACGTATTCTGGCTACATGCGTTCCAGGGCGCGCCGGTGTTCAACGAGAACATATACACCTGGATGGTCGTGGATGGTCTGCAGTTGCATGTGGGCTTCCTGGTGGACAACCTCACGGCCATGATGATTACCGTGGTGACCTTTGTCTCCCTCATGGTGCATATCTACACCATCGGCTATATGGCCCATGAAGAAGGCTATCAACGCTTTTTCAGCTACATTGCCCTGTTTACCTTTTCCATGCTTATGCTGGTCATGGCCAATAATTTCCTGCAGCTGTTTTTCGGCTGGGAAGCCGTGGGTCTGGTGTCCTACCTGCTCATTGGTTTCTATTTCAAGAGGGAGACGGCCATCTTCGCCAACATGAAGGCCTTCCTGGTGAACCGGGTGGGAGACTTCGGTTTCATTCTCGGGATTGCCGCCGTGGCCATGTACTTCGGCAGTCTGGATTACACCCAGGTATTCGATGCCGCGCCGGGCAAGGCGGGTGAGACCATCAATATTCTCGGCAGCAGCCAGTGGTCCCTGATGACGGTCATCTGCATCCTGCTATTCATTGGCGCCATGGGCAAGTCCGCCCAGATGCCTCTGCATGTGTGGCTGCCGGACTCCATGGAAGGCCCGACTCCCATTTCCGCCCTGATTCACGCGGCCACCATGGTCACCGCCGGTATCTTCATGGTGGCGCGTATGTCGCCGTTGTATGAGTTGTCCGAGACGGCCTTGAGCTTCGTTCTGGTGATTGGCGCGACCACAGCCTTCTTCATGGGCGTCATCGGCATCGTGCAGAACGACATCAAGCGGGTCATTGCCTATTCCACCTTGTCCCAGCTGGGCTATATGATTGCTGCCCTGGGGGCGTCGGCCTATGCTGCGGGGCTGTTCCATCTCATGACCCATGCCTTTTTCAAGGCCCTGCTGTTCCTGGCTGCCGGTTCCGTCATCATCGGCATGCATCATGATCAGGATATCCGCAACATGGGCGGGGTGCGCAAGTATATGAAGATCACCTGGTTCACCTTCCTGCTGGGTACTCTGGCCCTTATCGGTTTCCCGGGCTTTTCCGGTTTCTTCTCCAAGGACGCCATTATCGAGGCAGTGGGGGAATCCCAGATTCTGGGTTCCGGCTATGCCCACTGGCTGCTGGTGGCTGGAGTCTTCGTTACTGCTCTGTATTCTTTCCGCCTGTACTTTATCGTCTTTCACGGCAAGGGGCCACGGGACGAGCATGCGAAAGAACACATCAAGGAATCCCCGGCTGTGGTCACTGTGCCCCTGATTCTACTGGCCATACCCTCGGTGATCATTGGCTGGATGACCATCGAACCCATGTTGTTCGGCGATTATTTCAAGGGCGTGCTGCACGTGGCGTCCGCCCATGACACCCTGGGGGAGATGGGTGAGCATTACCACAACCAGATCGGCTTTGTCTCTCACGGGGTAATGGCGCTGCCATTCTGGCTGGCCATGGGTGGCCTGGCAGTGGCATTTTATGTGTACATGATCAAACCGGAAATCGCCCGTAATCTGGCCATCCGCTTTGACTGGCTGTACGGCCTGCTGGTGCGTAAATACGGGTTCGACGAGTTGTACCAGGCGGTATTTGCCAAGGGCAGCCTGCTGCTGGGCAAGGGGCTGTGGGTCGTTGGCGACCGTACCCTCATCGATGGTATTGCGGTGAATGGTTCGGCGCGTTCCGTGGGCGTACTGGCCCAGACCCTGCGCTGGTTGCAGAGCGGTTACCTGTATCACTATGCCGTTGCCATGATTCTGGGCCTGTTGGGCCTGGTGTACTGGTTCGTGATTCGCTGA
- a CDS encoding ankyrin repeat domain-containing protein → MSEMYCEIVLFHENPEAVRALKTLFSPLQESRETEFGEYHIESGMIAEHVIIAYPVGLLDSDKLMDVLSACDPDWLYVSVHDSGVGHEETWCFRKGHRKTTQKTLLKAVRERSEEADLYFSIANQEKERLGELLKQGIFDPGMKIDGTPLFYHVMAIGGLGLLKLAIRQGADIHALVERDHWIEVGDQIPFQAIQGMNLLSIAIGINEAPIVKFLLNSGIDVNAADRNGDSPLNIAAKDRLGHKFIEPLVNEGGDINHENRAGYTPLFSLLEDREYNAKKMLAVAGKWIELGADIRHQSSNGLNALWLVLNKSPEVVDFVRSQGVTEYRVPDGYYDGMGLNECLGKAMTINDVNTFEQRLDVDALDKSVQASLLHDAAYQGRMEIIRIMLEQGIKPYLMDRDLFFAHQKARESGNRAVADYLKAETAGFLEEAKSRIKTARPLYDSLMVAFETVTKMVSESQGETGSRDLSPLEMFQEHPFMQRLKSEQLEFQAGKAVSCKGERLTTKVNDEFEVIFQRGDPEFGMAVKISTNGKPKILDIGKVKYAA, encoded by the coding sequence ATGTCTGAAATGTATTGTGAGATCGTTCTCTTTCATGAGAATCCGGAAGCCGTCCGTGCCCTGAAAACACTGTTTTCACCATTGCAGGAATCCAGGGAAACGGAGTTTGGTGAATACCACATCGAGAGTGGCATGATTGCAGAACATGTGATCATCGCATATCCCGTCGGATTGCTGGACAGTGACAAATTGATGGATGTGCTGTCGGCTTGTGATCCCGACTGGCTTTATGTGAGTGTCCATGATTCCGGGGTGGGGCATGAGGAAACCTGGTGTTTCAGAAAGGGGCACAGGAAAACCACACAAAAAACCCTGCTCAAGGCAGTGCGGGAACGCTCGGAAGAGGCTGACCTTTATTTCTCCATCGCCAATCAGGAGAAGGAGCGGTTGGGTGAATTGTTGAAGCAGGGGATATTCGATCCGGGCATGAAGATTGATGGAACGCCGCTGTTTTATCACGTCATGGCTATTGGCGGCCTTGGTTTGCTGAAATTGGCCATCAGGCAGGGGGCTGATATTCATGCCCTGGTGGAAAGGGATCACTGGATAGAAGTGGGTGATCAGATTCCTTTCCAGGCTATTCAGGGCATGAATCTGTTGAGTATCGCCATAGGCATCAATGAGGCGCCCATTGTGAAGTTTCTCCTGAACTCGGGCATCGATGTCAATGCCGCGGACAGGAATGGGGATTCGCCTCTTAATATCGCCGCAAAAGACAGGCTGGGACACAAGTTTATCGAGCCCTTGGTCAACGAAGGAGGAGATATCAATCATGAAAACAGAGCCGGATATACGCCACTGTTTTCCCTGCTTGAAGACAGAGAGTACAACGCCAAAAAAATGCTTGCCGTAGCCGGGAAATGGATTGAATTGGGCGCGGATATTCGGCACCAGAGCAGCAATGGCCTCAATGCCTTGTGGCTGGTTCTGAACAAATCTCCGGAGGTCGTCGATTTCGTGCGGAGCCAGGGCGTTACGGAGTATCGCGTGCCGGATGGTTATTATGATGGTATGGGGCTGAATGAATGCCTGGGAAAAGCCATGACCATCAATGACGTCAATACATTCGAACAGCGCCTGGATGTGGATGCACTGGACAAAAGTGTTCAAGCCAGCCTGCTGCACGATGCTGCTTACCAAGGCCGAATGGAGATTATAAGAATCATGCTCGAACAGGGTATAAAACCCTATCTTATGGACAGGGATCTGTTTTTTGCGCACCAGAAGGCCAGGGAATCCGGCAACAGGGCGGTGGCCGACTACCTCAAGGCAGAAACGGCCGGGTTTCTGGAAGAGGCCAAAAGCAGGATCAAAACAGCCCGCCCCCTGTATGACAGCCTCATGGTGGCTTTTGAGACTGTTACGAAGATGGTATCGGAATCACAGGGGGAAACCGGGAGCAGGGATTTGTCCCCTCTGGAGATGTTCCAGGAGCATCCCTTCATGCAGCGACTGAAGAGTGAGCAACTGGAATTTCAGGCAGGCAAGGCGGTTTCATGCAAAGGTGAAAGGCTGACGACCAAGGTCAATGATGAATTCGAGGTGATCTTCCAAAGAGGTGATCCGGAATTTGGAATGGCCGTAAAAATCAGCACCAACGGCAAACCGAAGATTCTGGATATTGGCAAGGTGAAATATGCTGCCTGA
- a CDS encoding NADH-quinone oxidoreductase subunit J — protein sequence MSFEKFLFYMFAVILLGAAVMVVTRRNPVHSALFLVLVFFNMAGIWILAEAEFLAIALVLVYVGAVMVLFLFVIMMLDIDLATVRAGFVRHLPLGLLVSALMFMEMALVLGPKHFGLARYAAPEAAPADYNNTAELGLSLFTRHLYALEIAAVILLVAMIAAISLTLRKRPGTKRQNITEQHMVRKKDRLKIVKMAAEEKG from the coding sequence ATGAGCTTCGAGAAATTCCTGTTCTACATGTTTGCCGTGATCCTGCTCGGAGCTGCCGTGATGGTGGTGACCCGGCGTAACCCGGTGCATTCTGCGCTGTTCCTGGTGCTGGTGTTTTTCAATATGGCGGGTATCTGGATTCTGGCGGAAGCGGAGTTCCTGGCCATCGCTCTGGTGCTGGTCTACGTGGGGGCGGTGATGGTGCTGTTCCTGTTCGTGATCATGATGCTGGATATTGATCTGGCCACGGTACGGGCCGGGTTCGTGCGGCATCTGCCCCTGGGCCTGCTGGTGAGCGCCCTGATGTTCATGGAAATGGCTCTGGTTCTTGGCCCCAAGCATTTTGGTCTGGCCAGATATGCTGCGCCGGAAGCTGCTCCTGCAGACTACAACAATACGGCTGAGCTGGGCCTGTCCCTGTTCACCCGGCATCTGTATGCCCTGGAGATAGCCGCGGTTATTCTGTTGGTGGCCATGATTGCGGCTATCAGCCTGACCCTGCGCAAGCGTCCTGGAACCAAACGTCAGAATATTACCGAGCAGCACATGGTCAGGAAAAAAGACCGTCTGAAGATCGTCAAGATGGCGGCGGAGGAGAAGGGCTGA
- the nuoH gene encoding NADH-quinone oxidoreductase subunit NuoH, which translates to MMDFLIGIYEWLPVWIQIILKIVVIMAPLMVLVAYYTYAERKIIGYMQIRLGPNRVGPKGWLQPIADAFKLMFKEIVLPTHADKTLFLIAPLLSIGPALAAWAVFPFDSGLVLSNINAGLLYLLAMTSIGVYGVIIAGWASNSKYAFLGAIRSAAQIVSYEIAMGFALVGVLIAAGSLNLGQIVEGQSGGFWHWYWLPLLPLFVIYFISGVAETNRSPFDVAEGESEIVAGFHVDYSGMAFAVFFLAEYANMILISALTALMFLGGWLSPFQGTFMESWFAWVPGILWLVAKTFIFMFLFLWFRATFPRYRYDQIMRLGWKVFIPITIVWIVVAGAMQVYDIGPWYQ; encoded by the coding sequence ATGATGGATTTTCTTATTGGAATCTATGAATGGCTGCCGGTCTGGATCCAGATCATTCTGAAGATCGTGGTGATCATGGCGCCCCTGATGGTGTTGGTAGCCTATTACACCTACGCCGAACGCAAGATCATCGGCTACATGCAGATTCGCCTGGGGCCGAACCGGGTTGGTCCCAAGGGCTGGCTGCAACCCATTGCCGACGCTTTCAAACTCATGTTCAAGGAAATCGTCCTGCCCACTCATGCGGACAAGACCCTGTTTCTCATTGCGCCTTTGCTCAGTATCGGTCCGGCCCTGGCGGCCTGGGCGGTGTTTCCCTTCGATTCCGGCCTGGTATTGTCCAACATCAATGCCGGACTGCTATACCTGCTGGCCATGACCTCTATTGGTGTCTACGGTGTCATAATTGCCGGCTGGGCGTCCAATTCAAAGTATGCATTCCTGGGGGCGATACGCTCCGCAGCGCAGATCGTTTCCTACGAAATCGCCATGGGCTTTGCTCTGGTGGGTGTGCTGATCGCCGCCGGCAGTTTGAATCTGGGGCAGATCGTGGAAGGCCAGTCCGGTGGTTTCTGGCACTGGTACTGGCTGCCCCTGTTGCCCTTGTTCGTGATCTATTTCATCTCCGGTGTGGCGGAAACCAACCGTTCTCCCTTCGATGTGGCGGAAGGAGAGTCCGAGATCGTTGCCGGTTTCCACGTGGATTATTCCGGCATGGCCTTCGCTGTGTTCTTCCTTGCGGAATATGCCAACATGATTCTCATCTCCGCCCTCACCGCGCTGATGTTCCTGGGCGGCTGGCTGTCTCCCTTCCAGGGAACCTTCATGGAGTCCTGGTTCGCCTGGGTGCCTGGCATCCTGTGGCTGGTGGCCAAAACGTTTATCTTCATGTTCCTGTTCCTGTGGTTCAGGGCGACTTTCCCACGCTATCGCTATGACCAGATCATGCGCCTGGGCTGGAAAGTCTTCATTCCCATTACCATTGTGTGGATTGTCGTGGCGGGAGCCATGCAGGTCTATGACATTGGTCCCTGGTACCAGTGA
- the nuoN gene encoding NADH-quinone oxidoreductase subunit NuoN — MEYNASTLLPLLPEIVLLSAIAAILILDLFLDQAKRFFTYGLSIAALVATIAAVMASGGEHSQTLMYGAYVRDAMSDVLKISLLSVGIFAFIYSRAYLVERGLFRGEFYTLGMLAILGMMIMVSAGGFLSLYLGLELLALSLYALVAFDGKSKAGSEAAMKYFVLGALASGMLLYGISMIYGGTGMLDFAGVAKAIASGETDKTVLTFGLVFVLIGIAFKFGAVPFHMWAPDVYQGAPVVVTAFLGSVPKIAAFAMAMRILSQGLGGLGPEVGWQGWQGMLIILAVLSVALGNVVAVVQDNIKRMLAYSTISHVGFIFMGLLAGAGKGYTSAMFYTIVYALTAVGAFGLLAILSRKGVEAENIHDLKGLNKRSPWLAAMMMLMMFSMAGVPPTVGFFAKLFVLDALVNANMLWLALVAVAFSVIGAFYYLRVVKAMYFDMPISQAPIVAGADARIAISVNGLAMLYYGIFPASLLTLCQAAIQSL, encoded by the coding sequence ATGGAATACAACGCATCCACATTGCTCCCCCTGCTGCCGGAAATCGTGCTCCTGTCGGCCATTGCCGCTATTCTCATCCTTGACCTGTTCCTGGATCAGGCCAAACGTTTCTTCACATACGGCCTCTCCATCGCGGCTCTGGTGGCTACCATTGCTGCCGTCATGGCCAGTGGCGGCGAGCACAGCCAGACGCTCATGTATGGTGCCTATGTGCGCGATGCCATGAGTGATGTTCTGAAGATATCCCTGCTCAGTGTCGGCATCTTTGCATTCATCTATTCACGCGCCTACCTGGTGGAGCGGGGGTTGTTCCGGGGCGAATTCTACACCCTGGGTATGCTCGCCATCCTGGGTATGATGATCATGGTCTCCGCCGGGGGATTTCTCAGCTTGTATCTGGGTTTGGAGCTGTTGGCTCTGAGCTTGTATGCCCTGGTGGCTTTCGATGGAAAATCCAAAGCAGGCTCTGAAGCGGCCATGAAATATTTCGTTCTGGGAGCTTTGGCATCCGGTATGTTGCTTTACGGCATCTCCATGATCTACGGTGGCACCGGCATGCTGGACTTTGCTGGCGTCGCCAAGGCTATCGCCAGTGGTGAGACGGACAAGACCGTACTTACCTTTGGCCTGGTGTTCGTGCTCATCGGTATCGCCTTCAAGTTTGGTGCGGTGCCTTTTCACATGTGGGCACCGGATGTCTATCAGGGCGCGCCCGTGGTGGTCACGGCATTCCTGGGCAGCGTGCCCAAGATTGCTGCCTTCGCCATGGCCATGCGTATTCTTTCCCAGGGCCTGGGGGGGCTGGGACCCGAGGTAGGCTGGCAGGGCTGGCAGGGCATGCTCATTATTCTGGCGGTGTTGTCTGTGGCCCTGGGTAACGTGGTGGCCGTGGTGCAGGACAACATCAAGCGCATGCTGGCTTATTCCACCATATCCCACGTGGGTTTCATCTTCATGGGTCTTCTGGCCGGAGCCGGAAAGGGTTACACCTCGGCCATGTTTTACACCATTGTGTATGCCCTGACCGCCGTGGGCGCTTTTGGTTTGCTGGCGATTCTAAGCCGCAAGGGAGTGGAGGCAGAGAATATCCATGATCTCAAGGGCCTGAACAAGCGCAGCCCCTGGCTGGCGGCGATGATGATGTTGATGATGTTCTCCATGGCAGGTGTGCCTCCCACTGTGGGATTCTTCGCCAAACTGTTCGTTCTGGATGCCCTGGTCAATGCCAACATGCTATGGCTGGCCTTGGTGGCGGTGGCATTTTCCGTCATTGGAGCCTTCTACTATCTGCGGGTGGTCAAGGCCATGTATTTCGATATGCCCATATCCCAGGCGCCCATTGTGGCAGGTGCTGATGCCAGGATAGCCATCTCCGTCAATGGTCTGGCGATGCTGTATTACGGTATTTTCCCGGCTTCCCTGTTGACTCTGTGTCAGGCGGCGATTCAGTCACTGTAG
- a CDS encoding OmpA family protein: MKTVNKAIAAIISVSSPFVFTAPALAQQDCKAAGNSTHQMPTPPAWVMERRSRLYHPMGQAPAWMRPQSPLSRPMQSQVTPSDAPRAPGTNNQRFPAPVPAQRPYPYYPAPAWNTPYGRNYMPWGHRSDWGPMDGLMDGNGNGNMNFDFGGNMSGHGRGNGYHQLRNSWWDTPALPLFAAPGVQEPQQAPEPAPAPASTDDDKDGVDNLSDLCANTPAGVKVNAFGCQDTDAMILRGVNFHTDSDKLTDDSIAILDRVVNTLKAHPEVKLEVSGHTDSRGDDAYNKKLSERRAIAVMKYLVDHGVKADNLIARGYGEERPIAGNDTPEGMARNRRVELNRIDQ; this comes from the coding sequence ATGAAGACCGTAAACAAGGCAATCGCCGCCATCATATCTGTATCCAGCCCCTTTGTATTCACTGCTCCGGCACTGGCACAGCAGGACTGTAAAGCAGCCGGCAATTCAACCCATCAGATGCCCACACCACCAGCCTGGGTGATGGAAAGGCGCAGTCGCCTGTACCATCCCATGGGCCAGGCCCCTGCATGGATGCGTCCTCAATCACCATTGTCACGCCCCATGCAAAGCCAGGTTACCCCTTCTGATGCTCCCCGGGCACCCGGCACGAACAACCAGCGCTTCCCTGCCCCTGTTCCTGCTCAACGTCCCTACCCCTACTATCCTGCTCCAGCCTGGAATACCCCCTATGGCCGCAACTACATGCCTTGGGGCCACCGCAGCGACTGGGGCCCCATGGATGGACTCATGGACGGGAATGGTAATGGCAATATGAATTTCGACTTTGGTGGCAATATGTCCGGCCATGGCCGTGGCAACGGATACCATCAACTCCGCAACTCCTGGTGGGATACTCCGGCACTCCCCCTGTTCGCCGCTCCCGGGGTTCAGGAACCGCAACAAGCGCCGGAACCTGCTCCCGCGCCAGCCAGTACCGACGATGACAAAGACGGTGTGGACAATCTCTCGGACCTCTGCGCCAATACTCCTGCCGGGGTCAAGGTCAATGCCTTCGGCTGCCAGGATACGGACGCCATGATTCTGCGCGGCGTCAATTTCCACACGGATTCCGACAAGCTGACCGACGATTCAATCGCCATTCTGGATCGCGTGGTCAATACCCTCAAGGCTCATCCGGAAGTAAAACTGGAAGTCTCCGGCCACACCGACAGCCGTGGTGACGATGCCTACAACAAGAAACTGAGCGAGCGCCGGGCCATAGCCGTCATGAAATATCTGGTGGATCACGGCGTAAAGGCCGACAATCTCATTGCCCGGGGCTATGGTGAAGAACGCCCCATCGCCGGCAATGACACCCCGGAGGGCATGGCCCGGAACCGGCGGGTGGAACTGAATCGTATCGACCAGTAA